In a single window of the Spodoptera frugiperda isolate SF20-4 chromosome 19, AGI-APGP_CSIRO_Sfru_2.0, whole genome shotgun sequence genome:
- the LOC118281029 gene encoding calmodulin-like protein 4 → MARYFKEQDIDEFRECFYLFARSGQITSLDELTVVMRSLGMSPTIQELAGYLKGKGGKMSFADFLEVMHIHSRAENLPNEVVNAFKAGDTDKSGVIPAKQLRNLLQNWGEGLSAREVDNIFREANVTNSGTVRYEDFVKIACAPVPDYY, encoded by the exons atg GCCCGTTATTTCAAGGAACAGGATATTGATG aATTCCGTGAATGTTTCTACCTGTTTGCCCGGTCGGGGCAGATCACATCGCTGGATGAGCTGACAGTGGTCATGAGGTCCTTGGGGATGAGCCCTACTATACAGGAGTTGGCTG GATACCTGAAAGGTAAAGGAGGCAAGATGTCTTTCGCTGACTTTTTGGAGGTGATGCACATACATTCCCGTGCTGAAAATTTGCCTAATGAG GTGGTGAATGCCTTCAAAGCCGGTGACACAGACAAGTCTGGTGTAATACCAGCCAAGCAGCTCCGTAATCTGCTGCAGAACTGGGGCGAAGGCCTGTCCGCTAGAGAG GTGGACAATATATTCAGGGAAGCCAATGTGACCAACAGCGGAACTGTGCGTTATGAAGACTTTGTGAAGATTGCGTGCGCTCCAGTCCCAGATTactattaa